CAATGCTAGTTTCCTTTAGTTTGTTGGTCTTAAAGGCCAGGGATGCAGCAGCTATATTTACATCCTCCAGTTAGCATCCTTGTAGGTCAGCATCACTGCGTGCTTTCAGACCTGTGCATTTAGAAACCTAGTCAGATATGTTTGTCTGTACCGAGGCAGTGGGGAGCACCTTTTCTGTGACCCTCAGTATTTGCTTAGCAAGTTTCTGCTACTCTTGAGCCAACACCCTTAGGTTGCTCCTTCAGGGTGCTGTAGGCAGAGTCTGCCCCAGAAAGAAGTTGCGGTCCTTTGTCCTTCTTGATCTCATCCCCAGAGCCGAAAGGCCTCCACGAAGGGCACTTGCTTTCCCAGCTGATAGTGAACATAGCCTTATCCCACACATTTCTATTCAATCTTAAAGCATAAAAGGATTTATGTCAGTCCAATTAATGCACAACCCTCAACAGACCAGTTCTTAGGATTTCTGCTGCCCTTAGGCAAATCTGCTTCTGGCAAGTGGCTTTAATCTGACTGTTAGTATTGCTTCTGATGGGTAATCAAAGATGGTCTTATGCTAAATAGACCAACCTTGGACTCTTAACTCAGAGGGAGTTGTTGTGTGCCCCTCACTGAGTGGAATTCATTCTTGGTTGCTCTCTGATAAGAATGAGTAGGTTTACAGAGGTGCATCTCTCAGGCTGTCTCTGATGGTGATGACTTCAATCATCCTGAAGGGAAGCCATGGACTCCCTTCACAGCCAGTCCCTGTAGAAGACAGCTGTGGAAAtggctttgtttgtttcatttccaGTGTGATAAAGGGGGCTCGAAGGGAGACATACACAGGAACACTCTGAGTTTCATCCTCTGCTAAATTCTTTGGCTCGGTTCAGGGGTGGGACACTCTGACATGTAAAGTCcttgttaaaagaaaaagaccCCTCCAGGCAGGGATCACAGCATTGATGGGAAAGGCCCATCGGGCTGCATATCCCATGTCTGGCTCCCTCCTGGGTACCTGCCAAAAGGCCAAGTGCACACGCTTTACTCAAATTCGGGGCAGTTTTGCACATGTCTGCTAGTGCGGGGCCAGCTGTCTTCATGTTCTGGGTGACCACATGTACACTGGAGTATATCTCTCACTCTCAGTATTCTCTACCCTGATGGCTTTGCCTTGAGGTCAGGAAATGCTAACTTGCTTGAAATTGTAGCCTGTTCTGTCTTGGGTCCTCAGGCACCCATCACTCCTCTTACGTGCAAGGCAAATGTGGCTGCCGTGACAATGGGATGGCCATACCTCTTTGAAGGACATAGATGATGGATGTTCCATGCAGGGGCGACTAGTTTGGCGAGAGAGGCTGCAATGGGTGGAGTACagagctttctctcttccttgggAGGTTTTGTTCTTTCAGCATCGCACAGAGAGAGTAGGAAGCTGTCCAATCAAGGTCCAGGCTCAGCCTCCCTGTTCTGTGTTCTCATCTGCAAAGAGCAGGGGCAACACCCTTGGTATATGCTGCTTACTGGGTTTAATGAGACGGTCCATGCCAAGCGCTGACACCATTCCACCCATTCGTTTCTCAGCATGTTATTTTGGAAGGGCTGAAACCTCAGGAACATTGAAAAGAAAGGACAATAGATGCCCATTCAGTAGATGCCCACATGCTTGCTTTATTAGTTTCCTCAGGCTGCCATGATAGACTGCCTCAGCCTGCCAGCTTCACAACAGAGGTATTTTCTCACAGTGTCGGCTGCTGGCAGTTCAGGTCGAGGTGTTGTAGGGCTGGTTTCTGGTGAGGCCTCTCCTTCTGGCTTGCAGAAAACATCTTCTCACTATGACCTCATGTGGCCCTCCCCTCTATATATGCACCCCTGCTGTCCCTGTTCCTGTACATAAGGACACCAGCCCTCCTGGATTAGGCACCCACCCCATGATCTCATTTAACTTTCCTTCCTAATCCCCAAATAGTCATACTGGAGCCTAGGGCATCAACACAGATTTGAGGGAACATATAGGTCAGCACATATTTCTGGGGGTTTGTAAGTGGTGTatatgctatgtgtgtgtgtatatgtttgaatGTGCTCGCCATGTGAGCATGAAGGGTAGAGGTTGGTGTTGAGTCTTTTTCTATTGCTTTccactttatttctttaattttaatttattttaaattaaaataagataatcGAAGAAGCATCAGATAATTATATCTTGTcagacacaataaaaacaaagcaaagctgaCACTCCAAATCATTACAAAACTTGTATTTCTGACTCTCTTCCAGACAATGATGTGACTGGAGACAGGACAGGACCCACCTTATTTTGGGGGGACCAGGTCTCTCATTGGACTTGGAACTGCTGTTTTccctagactggctggccagtgaacccccGAGAGCTGCATGATTCTTAGCTGtctgctggggctggggctgcacTACAACACTCAGCtcctgtgtgggttctggagatccaaagtcaggtcctcacacttgcttAGCAAGCAAGCTCCGCACTGAGCCATTGCCCAGCCCCAGTCCTATACGTTTTGATAAGAATACACTCCATCTTTCCACCCTGTGGGTCCTGCATGGGTGAGAATGCATGTGCTGCCTTGTATGGGACATCTCCTACTGGATATGGAGAGTAGAAACCTTCCACTGAATACAATGGGTCTataggtgtgtgcgtgtgtgcatgtagtaGTTAGCAAAGGTTCTATAAGCTTGCTTTGCTATTTGTTCCTTAAAACAATGACTTTTTAGAACTCTAGATAGAActggagggatagctcagcagttaaatgtGCAtgctctcttgcagaggacccgaggtCAGTTCCCtacacccatgtcaggtggctcactaccacctACAACtttagctccagggaatccaacaagcctctgcctctgtgagCACTACACACACGCACTTACCTGCCCATACACGTAACTAAaagtaaaatgattaaaaattcaAAGCTGAAGAAAAACTTTATTTCTGTTAACTTTGCCTTAAGTAACTTCTCTCCATGccagaaaaatatttaatcataCTACATACATAGAATCATagctataaacaaaataaaataaaataaaataaaataaaataaaataaaacaaaacgtaCCCTAGAGAAAGAGTATTGGAAACCCGGAAGTGGGGTGACTAGACTATTGCAAGTAGAAAGCATATAAGGTGTTTTCATAATTCTGTACCAGTCATTACattgtttataaaattaaaatgcatctgggtgtggtgataatacatctgtaatcccagtacttgggagggaaaggcaggaagatcagaaatttaagATCAGTCTTAGATATCGAGTTTCAGCACCCCTggactatatgagaccctgtctcaaaaccataaaaatcaaacaaaagtgCACTTAAATTAATTGAGAATTGAGCAGCATAGCATATTCAAACGTGGCATGCAGCAAATTATATCACATTAACTGGGGGGTTGGTAAGTGGTCACAATGCCCTGATTCTGAGCCAAGTTCTTCTCAGTTCTCTGAGTGTGTCATAGTAGGTGCTTTCTCACACATTGCCTAGGTAAGCACGGTGTGAAGGTATTTCAGCCCTCAGTGGAGAGATTCCATTCAAGTGGTGGGTGATTTGGGGGTTATGCTTCACTGTATCACCAATAAATTATGGAGAACTAACGATATTCAAGAATAGTCCTCACCAGGTGTGCTTgggggcaggaggcaggcagatggatctctctgagtttgaggtcagcctggtctacaaagcaagttccagaacagccaggactacatattgagactctaacaaacaaacagtatAACCTTCAACTTCCAGTCACAGCTTTTCTAACTTATGCCTTTCCCCCAAATACCAAAGGATTCCAGAACTTGTTGACCTTTgtcactgcctgcctgcctgtctgtctgtctgtctattaaaAATCTCCCTGGGAAGTTGAagaaagtgcttgcctggcaagaATGAGGGCTGAGTTAAGTCCCCAGAATGCACATTCAAAACACAACTGGATTGTGGTGTATGcttatacatgcacatgcacacgcacatgcacacgtgcacatgaaAGGGAATTTCctacattaaaaaatgttttcaatgaaTTTCCATATTTCCCTGCTCGCTATTGACCTGCATGAAAAGCCCCACACCCGGACGGTTGAGACTTCCTGTAATGGTTTTCGAAGAAGCAAGGGCATGTATAATGATTACGGAAGGAGCTGCATGGGGTCAGTATGGTTTTGGTGGAGGCGCCTGTTAGCCTTCCGGTGGGGGTCAGATTGGGGCCATTCTGCCTGGATGTGCCTCTATGCGTGGCATCTTGTGAGAACCAATGAAACGATCCATGTTTTCATTGTTGGCAGCACTGGGCTAGGAGGCTCCTGCTCTGCTTCTGAAAGTGTTGCCAGCCTGGACCCGTGCACTGTGTCTCCAGAGGTGGCTGAGCAAGGGGAGCACCCCCAGGAAGCCAGAGGCCCAGAAGGTTCTCCACTGCCCAGATCATCTCTGCCCTGGGAACAGCCGTGCCCCTCAGCCTCCATGCCCTTCACAGAGGGCCCCTCAGAAGGTTGCTTGGCCAGCTCAGAAGCAGAAGCTCCTGAAGACAGCACCCTGACAAATCACCTTAGGATGGAACCCTCCCCCAACATCCCAGGGAACATCTTACCGACATCCACTCCTGAAGTAGATGGCCCCACACAGCACTCAATGGCTGCCAGAACCCCTAGTGCTGAAGGAGACAAAGAGCTGAAGGAAGAGGGACCAAATTCATCCTCCAATCGCACTGGCCAATTGCCAGGAATTTCCCTAGTTCCTCTCCAGGAGCCAAGGACAGAGCTGCTGTCTGGAGAGGGCACTGGGCCTCGTGACTTTGAGTTCCAAAGGAAAGAGGATATGGATGACTGTCCCTCCCCAGAGTCAGCAACCAAAGCCCCTGCTGCCACTCAGCCAGGGATGCAAAACTCAGCTGACCTTGAGTCTCCCCCAAAACTTGAGACTATGGTCCCACAAGATTCAGTCCTAAGATcatcagacagagaaagagatggagtGGAGGTGCTACCTACGTGTTCAGCCAAGAATTTGGAATTTCTCGAAGGCTGCCATCCCTCTAAAAGCAACTCCAGAGCTATCCCTGGATCAGGGACAAGCACTGCCTCCCAGGAAAGCTGCCAGCAGAAAGTGGAAATGCATCTGCCATATGCAGAACTGCCCTCAGGCCCACCAGGTCTTACCACAGCACCAGCAAACAGTGGCTCCTGGAAAGAGACTCTGGACACCAGCGATGCTCAGAGGCAACCACAGACAGGGACATCGGGAACTGAGCTCCAGCAAGTTGTCTGTGTGGCAGCAGCCAGCCAGCTGAATGGGAgcttccttctgagtgctgaggctCCTCTCTTCACTAGAACAGAGGAAACTTCAAGCTCAGCTTCAAGTCCCACTGCACACGCAGCTGCTTGGAATTCGGTTGCCTCAGAAGAATCCACAGAGACTGTTTCTGAGACAAAGATGTCAGTTTCTGCAGATCTGGCTGCCACAGAACAGATGGATACAGGGGTGGCAGAACGGAAGCCAACATCAGATCTTAGAAAAACGCAAGAACAACCAGAAGGTAGCCTCCAGCAGGTTCCTGCACCTTTCTTGCAGGGGCAAAATGATACAGTCCAACAAGGGCTGttgctgccaactttctcccatGGCATTTCAAATGAAAGTTCAGTGGAACCAACTGATGGTCCCAAGGCCCCCAAGAATACTCAAAATAGAGTTGTGGCTAGAGAGGAAAGCAGATCACATGGAGACAACCTTGAGGGacagcaagaagccaccagagCCCTTGCTGGTGCAGAGCCTGGGAACCATGATGAAGAGAAGTCTCAAGCCTTTCACAGCAAGCCCCATCTGGAGACCAAGAAAGGTGAGGTTTCAAAGGCACACAGTAATACAGAGAACAAAATCGTTCCCAGCTCAGACTCAACACAGCCACTTAGACAGGAGGTTGCTGGCCACAGGGATGGGTCCCACTCTGGATCAGCAGAGGTAGTGGGGCAGGTGGTTGCTGAATCCCATGTGACTGACACAGCTACCTCACTGCACAAACTCCATGAGGAGGACCCCATCCTGTCCTCAGCATCAGATGGCACTGGTGAGCACTTTCTTCCCCAAGAAGCCATCTGGGAAAGTTCAAGATCTCAGACCAAAAGCCCAGTCATGCTTCAGGACAGGGGAGGATTGGAAGCAATAGAGTCACTTCCTGCTTTAGAATCTGAGAAAGGAGATTTCCTGCCTGCTACAGCTGCGGAGGAGGTACCCaaagctggggagatggaggATATATTGGAAGTAAAGAAGAGCCACTCACCCTTTCATCCGCCTTTCAGCTGTGATGGGGAAGGCTTGCTGATGTCCCCAGGCCAACCTTGTGGGGTGGAGAAGGTTGAACCTGGACAGGAAGTCCATGCTGATGCGTCATCTCCCCGCAATGGGAAAGACTCAACAATAGGCCATGGACTTGCTGTGCTCAGTCTGGAACAAGACTGTCAGAGAAAACTGTCTTGCCCAGAGGACAGTCTCCCACCATCTCCAAAGAACCGTCTCCAGCCATCTCAACTAGACCCAGAAGCGTCCATCTCTGCTATTCTCTGTGACAAGAACCAACCACCTACAAATGGGCAAAAGGCTTGTCAAAGTGACCCAGGTCTGAAGAAGCAGAGTACAGATCCTTCCTCAATCCTGGTACCTGAGGAAAGGAAGCCTTGGGCAGATGTGAGCTTGTCCACTCAAGGAGGAAACGAGCAGGGGTCAGAGCTTCCCTCCAAAGGCAGCCCATGCAATACTCCAAGTTCATCACCCAAGGATAAAGTTCTGGAAGGAGCACCACCGTCAGAGATGTCAGAACTGTCAACCCCACTGGGACAAGAGTCGCCTGCACTAGGGGGAAATGAGCAAGAGGGCACAGGCAGCAGTAGTCAGCTCTCAGAGATCCCGCCTCCTGCAGCAGCCACCGCTCTTACAGAAAACTTGGGTGGGAAGGATAGTCTCTCTACTGGGCAGGGGCTGAGCAAGTCCCAACAGGAGCTGGATGATGCTTTGCAAATAGGCAGCCTGCGTGAAGAAGCACGTTGTGGGGACTCGGGCCTTTCTGAAGCCGGTGACGTACTGCCTCCGCCTCTGGGCTTGGataagacagagacagcaagtaGAAACAGAGTGGAGGCCCTGCCCTGTCCACCTGACTCAGTAGCTCTCCTGGATACAGCACACTACTCTCCAGACCCAGTGCCTACCAATCCCAGAGTCACACTCACCCAGGATGCCCTAGAGAGCGAGGCCTGTGATGAGGGCCAGAAAGAGTCGGCCCCACAGCTGGAAATGGAGCAGCCGGCCCCCTTGGGTACAGAAGCACAGAGTCCTCTTGGAAGTTTCCAGAAAGCAGAGGAACGAGATGGTAAAGGTGGATCTGCCGAAGTGAACGTCGATGCCAGTGAAGGAGACCCCGGGATGCAGCAGGCTTCAGAGGCACCAGAACCTGCTCTGAGTAGTGGCTTCCTTCAGGCTGACCAGAGCCTCGCCTCCACCCTGAGTGAGCCACGCCAACTTGTGCAGCTTGAGCCCAGCTGCGGGGATGCCTTGCTGCCAGCTGGAGAAACAGACGGGATGCCCAGAAGTTCTGTGGACGTTCTGACACAGCACACTGTTTCAGGCCCACAGAGCCTTCTGCCGGCTGAACCACCTGACACCCCTTACCTGCATATCAATAGTGCTGCCAGGAAGGATGCAGAAGATGGAAGCACGAGAGGAGCCGTTTCCTCTGAGGACCCCGGAGCACCTCATGAAAGTCCTGTAAAGGAGCCTCCACCTGCTTTGGAAAATGACACCCTTGAAAAGACACCTGCTGTCTCCTTCACCACAGTCTTGCAACCAGGAACTGCAGATGGGGACATCTCTGCAGCGGGGGATGGTAATAGTATCGGTATCCCCCAAGCTGGAACCACTGAGGGGCACGTGAGTTTCATGCCCTACCTGGACAGGATGCCTCTCCCGGTCAGAGACGAGCAGATGGCAAGGGAGATGCATGTGGCTGCTGCTCCAGAAGCAAATGCCAGGCCCTCTGAGATCGCAGCATGCCCTGCCAGTGAGGAtgcagcaggagagagagaggggaacagGGAGAGGCCAGTAGAACTTACCCCAGATCTGAGGGTTGTTGCATCAGGTAGCGAGGGTGCAAGCTCCAAGCAGACCAGCATAATAGCGGGGCTTCCTGATTTTAGGGAGCATATCACCAAGATCTTTGAGCAGTCTGTGCTTGGAGCCCTGGCTGCTGACCGGCCCCATAGTAAAAAGTCAGGAGTTCCAAGGAATGTGCTGTTTGAGGGTCCTGATGTCTCACTGAACTCAGAGAAGCTTCTAGATGGGGCACAAGGAGTGGCTGCTGCCCTTCTCCCTGTACCTCCTGCAGGACTCCAGGTTGAGAAGAAGCAAGAGTCAGCTGTTGAGGCTGAGAGTTCTCATCAAGTACCCCAGGATCCAGCATCAGAGAAGATGATGGGTCTGGTGGGGACAGCCTTGGAGGAGAGCAGGCCAGGTGCCAGTGTTGAAGGAGAGAGGACTGGAGAGCCTGTTCAGGGAACTCAGGCTCACTCACAGCAGGCAAGAAGCAGGCAGGAATTAACAGTGGGCCTTCCCTCTTCTGCAGCTGTTCAGGGGCTACCAGCAGAAAGAGCCCCTGACTTCCCTGTGGCTCCCCAGAGCCATGCAGATGTAGATGAGGCTTCTGCTCAAGGTGACAAAAGCCATTCCATAAAAGAGCACCTGGAAACATTGCCCAGCAACGGTCAACAAAGAGAAGATGGTACCTGGGACCCTACTCACACCAAGGGTCTAACTAATCTATCAGGATCCCCCTGTGCCCTGAATGGCTCTTCTCATGGAAGTGTTTTGAATGTGCCTGAACCTATCAGTGAGCCCTTGATCCCTTCCACACTTGAGGGTGACAGACAGATTGAAGCTGCTGTCAGTACTGCAAACATGCAAAATATGCTGGGCAACCAGGATGCCCCCAAAATGCTGGCTGGAGGAGTGTTGACTACTCCCCTGGATCCCAGCAAAATGGCAAGAGCTGctgaggaagcagaaggtgaTGTCACACCAAGCAGGGCTGAGACGTGGGCATGTGCGTCTGGTGACCTCCTTGAAACAGGTACTACAAGGATGCTTCCCGGTGTGGCAGGTAACTCAGCACATCCTGGGAGCTTTCAGGACTCAGGATGTTCTAACAGGGCTCAGGTGATGGAGGAGGATGCAGCCACCCTTCAAGGGGACAGCCAGGTTGAAGACCAGCAAGCCAAGCAACAGCTGGGCCCTCAGCTCCCTACTCCTGTAGGGCATGGGAAGCCGAGTATCTCTTCTCCTCCAGAGCCTGATGAGAGCAAAGATGAAAAGCTGCACCTGGTGGCTCCAGAAGAACTCCTCAGTGACAGGTACATGGGTGCAATGCCTATAGGTTCAGATCCAGTATGATCCCTACTCTCATGCTAAGTGAATCAAACTGACGGGAAATTTTCAGGAGGCCCAGTTTCCTGTATGGGAAGGGTTAAGTGGCCCCATTTACCCTCTCTGGATTGCTAGGATTTTGAAAAGGGGCGCATGTGCGGGCGCGGTGGGGGGGATGGTGTTTGGAGGCATGGGAGCTATTTGGATGACACGTCTTTCCTTGTGCTAATTCATCTGAAACCACTGGAAAAGCGTGAAGCGTTGACTGGCTGTGCGTGATTGGGTGATAGGCTGCAGGCAGTCATGTTTTCTGGAGTTCAGACACAGCTGCTTTCAAATGTGGAATCGTTTTAGGTGCAAGGGCCCTATGTGATTCAAAGCAGCAGCTCCTAGCTCCTGGCTGCCTAaagcttccttctcttcttcctaaaGATATTGGTGTAGTGGCCGTTGAGTCTTTATTGGGGACTGTACTTTTTAACATAGGATTTTGGCTCTCTCCAAGTATCTGATCCTAGCAACCACTTTTTTTCCTTGTCTCAGAAAGAGCCCAGGGCCTGGCCCGGCCACTTTACCTTCAGTTCCTGAGGCATGCGTTCCGAAAGGCTttccagcagaggccagagatctgggaggagtaGAAAGGTCAGTGACACAAAACCCGTGGCA
This Mus musculus strain C57BL/6J chromosome 7, GRCm38.p6 C57BL/6J DNA region includes the following protein-coding sequences:
- the Tacc2 gene encoding transforming acidic coiled-coil-containing protein 2 isoform X5, encoding MGNENSTSDHQEDAASRNTILWPPSPDPPQRTSSVQSPRSLQPPGKSQSLQKQQGDLPGSCAGSTGLGGSCSASESVASLDPCTVSPEVAEQGEHPQEARGPEGSPLPRSSLPWEQPCPSASMPFTEGPSEGCLASSEAEAPEDSTLTNHLRMEPSPNIPGNILPTSTPEVDGPTQHSMAARTPSAEGDKELKEEGPNSSSNRTGQLPGISLVPLQEPRTELLSGEGTGPRDFEFQRKEDMDDCPSPESATKAPAATQPGMQNSADLESPPKLETMVPQDSVLRSSDRERDGVEVLPTCSAKNLEFLEGCHPSKSNSRAIPGSGTSTASQESCQQKVEMHLPYAELPSGPPGLTTAPANSGSWKETLDTSDAQRQPQTGTSGTELQQVVCVAAASQLNGSFLLSAEAPLFTRTEETSSSASSPTAHAAAWNSVASEESTETVSETKMSVSADLAATEQMDTGVAERKPTSDLRKTQEQPEGSLQQVPAPFLQGQNDTVQQGLLLPTFSHGISNESSVEPTDGPKAPKNTQNRVVAREESRSHGDNLEGQQEATRALAGAEPGNHDEEKSQAFHSKPHLETKKGEVSKAHSNTENKIVPSSDSTQPLRQEVAGHRDGSHSGSAEVVGQVVAESHVTDTATSLHKLHEEDPILSSASDGTGEHFLPQEAIWESSRSQTKSPVMLQDRGGLEAIESLPALESEKGDFLPATAAEEVPKAGEMEDILEVKKSHSPFHPPFSCDGEGLLMSPGQPCGVEKVEPGQEVHADASSPRNGKDSTIGHGLAVLSLEQDCQRKLSCPEDSLPPSPKNRLQPSQLDPEASISAILCDKNQPPTNGQKACQSDPGLKKQSTDPSSILVPEERKPWADVSLSTQGGNEQGSELPSKGSPCNTPSSSPKDKVLEGAPPSEMSELSTPLGQESPALGGNEQEGTGSSSQLSEIPPPAAATALTENLGGKDSLSTGQGLSKSQQELDDALQIGSLREEARCGDSGLSEAGDVLPPPLGLDKTETASRNRVEALPCPPDSVALLDTAHYSPDPVPTNPRVTLTQDALESEACDEGQKESAPQLEMEQPAPLGTEAQSPLGSFQKAEERDGKGGSAEVNVDASEGDPGMQQASEAPEPALSSGFLQADQSLASTLSEPRQLVQLEPSCGDALLPAGETDGMPRSSVDVLTQHTVSGPQSLLPAEPPDTPYLHINSAARKDAEDGSTRGAVSSEDPGAPHESPVKEPPPALENDTLEKTPAVSFTTVLQPGTADGDISAAGDGNSIGIPQAGTTEGHVSFMPYLDRMPLPVRDEQMAREMHVAAAPEANARPSEIAACPASEDAAGEREGNRERPVELTPDLRVVASGSEGASSKQTSIIAGLPDFREHITKIFEQSVLGALAADRPHSKKSGVPRNVLFEGPDVSLNSEKLLDGAQGVAAALLPVPPAGLQVEKKQESAVEAESSHQVPQDPASEKMMGLVGTALEESRPGASVEGERTGEPVQGTQAHSQQARSRQELTVGLPSSAAVQGLPAERAPDFPVAPQSHADVDEASAQGDKSHSIKEHLETLPSNGQQREDGTWDPTHTKGLTNLSGSPCALNGSSHGSVLNVPEPISEPLIPSTLEGDRQIEAAVSTANMQNMLGNQDAPKMLAGGVLTTPLDPSKMARAAEEAEGDVTPSRAETWACASGDLLETGTTRMLPGVAGNSAHPGSFQDSGCSNRAQVMEEDAATLQGDSQVEDQQAKQQLGPQLPTPVGHGKPSISSPPEPDESKDEKLHLVAPEELLSDRKSPGPGPATLPSVPEACVPKGFPAEARDLGGVESIPGTDDVIQPAAPVDPGHPPLADSSHHGDAVSSVSTHLTVQSASPSAARASPAPLAPEHTASAPSAAGPGVEVTPTASPQHLAKNEPRSSDSEEAFETPESTTPVKAPPAPPPPPPEVTPEPEVIDPPAPEEPGCISEPPVVVPDGPRSSESVEGSPFRPSHSSSAVFDEDKPIASSGTYNLDFDSIELVDNFQSLEPCSADSKGQECKVSTRRKSTESVPPSKSTLSRSLSLQASDFDGASCPGSPEAGTLTTDACGTGSNSASSTLKRTKKTRPPSLKKKQATKKPTETPPVKETQQEPGEESPVPSEEHLAPETKTESATPEGAGCTLSDDTPLESPAVPTATCPLTLESAEDVSPLVSGGGRVQNSPPVGRKSVPLTTASEAVEVTLSDSGGQEDLPAKGLSVRLEFDYSEDKGSWESQQENAPPTKKIGKKPVAKMPLRRPKMKKTPEKLDNTPASPPRSPTEPSDTPIAKGTYTFDIDKWDDPNFNPFSSTSKMQESPKLSQQSYNFDPDACEESLDPFKASSKTPSSPSKSPASFEIPASTTEADGDGLNKPAKKKKTPLKTDTFRVKKSPKRSPLSDPPSQDPTPAATPEAPSAISTVVHATDEEKLAVTSQKWTCMTVDLDADKQDFPQPSDLSNFVNETKFNSPSEGKQLGGQPDPHLALENTVPRGQRARKGTCQPELDYRNSYEIEYMEKLGSSLPQDDDTPKKQALYLMFDTPQESPVKSPPVRMSDSPTPCSGSSFEDTEALVNAATKLQHPVARGLPSSQEPLLQVPEKPSQKELEAMALGTPAEAIEITAPEGAFASADTLLSRLAHPASLCGALGYLEPDLAEKNPPVFAQKLQREAAHPPDVSISKTALYSRIGSTEVEKPPGLLFQQPDLDSALQVARAEVIAKEREVSEWRDKYEESRREVVEMRKIVAEYEKTIAQMIGKPEDEQREKSISHQTVQQLVLEKEQALADLNSVEKSLADLFRRYEKMKEVLEGFRKNEEVLKKCAQEYLSRVKKEEQRYQALKVHAEEKLDRANAEIAQVRGKAQQEQAAYQASLRKEQLRVDALERTLEQKNKEIEELTKICDELIAKMGKS